The Arachis hypogaea cultivar Tifrunner chromosome 19, arahy.Tifrunner.gnm2.J5K5, whole genome shotgun sequence genome has a window encoding:
- the LOC112777473 gene encoding large ribosomal subunit protein eL27 — protein MVKFLKPNKAVIVLQGRYAGRKAVIIRAFDDGTRDRPYGHCLVAGIKKYPSKVVKRDSAKKTAKKSRVKAFVKMVNYQHVMPTRYTLDVDLKDAVTAESLQSKDKKVAALKETKKRLEERFKTGKNRWFFTKLRF, from the coding sequence ATGGTGAAGTTCTTGAAGCCGAACAAAGCGGTTATTGTTTTGCAAGGCCGTTACGCCGGTCGGAAAGCCGTCATCATACGCGCCTTCGACGACGGCACGCGCGACCGTCCCTACGGCCACTGCCTTGTCGCTGGGATCAAGAAGTATCCTTCGAAGGTTGTGAAGAGAGACTCCGCCAAGAAGACGGCGAAGAAGTCGCGCGTGAAGGCGTTCGTTAAGATGGTTAACTACCAGCACGTGATGCCCACGCGCTACACTCTCGACGTGGATTTGAAGGACGCCGTTACTGCCGAGTCGCTTCAGTCGAAGGACAAGAAGGTTGCGGCGCTTAAAGAGACGAAGAAGAGGCTCGAGGAGAGGTTCAAAACCGGTAAAAACCGTTGGTTCTTCACCAAGCTTAGGTTCTGA